The Candidatus Delongbacteria bacterium genome includes a window with the following:
- a CDS encoding signal peptidase II, with amino-acid sequence VFGYMFVKSDFNDKKLFLLRLSLILLIAGSLGNAIDRAVQIDHAVIDFIDFNGIWSYIFNFADTFLNVGIFLFFVDTFFLEKKRAVANG; translated from the coding sequence GTCTTTGGCTATATGTTCGTTAAGAGTGATTTTAATGACAAAAAATTATTTCTTCTTAGACTATCATTGATACTGTTAATTGCGGGAAGTTTAGGAAATGCTATTGATAGAGCTGTTCAAATCGATCATGCAGTGATAGATTTTATAGATTTCAATGGTATCTGGTCTTATATATTTAACTTTGCCGATACATTCTTGAATGTTGGAATATTTCTCTTCTTTGTCGATACATTCTTTTTAGAAAAGAAAAGAGCTGTTGCTAATGGATGA